The Hemibagrus wyckioides isolate EC202008001 linkage group LG12, SWU_Hwy_1.0, whole genome shotgun sequence genome includes a window with the following:
- the LOC131362716 gene encoding myosin-9-like isoform X2: protein MSAADKYLYVDRSVVNNPLAQADWASKKLVWVPSERLGFEAGSLREEHGDEVVVELADSGKKIRINKDDIQKMNPPKFNKVEDMAELTCLNEASVLHNLKERYYSGLIYTYSGLFCVVINPYKNLPIYSEEIVDMYKGKKRHEMPPHIYAITDTAYRSMMQDREDQSILCTGESGAGKTENTKKVIQYLAHVASSHKTKKDQGELEKQLLQANPILEAFGNAKTVKNDNSSRFGKFIRINFDVNGYIVGANIETYLLEKSRAIRQAREERTFHVFYYMLTGAGDKLRNELCLEGYSKYRFLSNGNVTIPGQQDKDMFVETLEAMRIMGIPEDEQIGLLRVVSSVLQLGNISFKKERHSDQASMPDDTAAQKVSHLMGMNVTDFTRAILSPRIKVGRDYVQKAQTQEQAEFAVEALAKATYERMFRWLVMRINKALDKTKRQGASFIGILDIAGFEIFELNSFEQLCINYTNEKLQQLFNHTMFILEQEEYQREGIEWSFIDFGLDLQPCIDLIEKPASPPGILALLDEECWFPKATDKSFVEKVLQEQGTHPKFFKPKKLKDEADFCIIHYAGKVDYKADEWLMKNMDPLNDNVASLLNQSTDKFVSELWKDVDRIVGLDKVAGMSEMPGAFKTRKGMFRTVGQLYKEQLSKLMATLRNTNPNFVRCIIPNHEKKAGKLDPHLVLDQLRCNGVLEGIRICRQGFPNRIVFQEFRQRYEILTPNAIPKGFMDGKQACVLMIKALELDPNLYRIGQSKVFFRAGVLAHLEEERDMKITDVIISFQAWCRGYVARKAFAKRQQQLTAMRVIQRNCAAYLKLRNWQWWRLFTKVKPLLQVSRQEEEMQAKDEELNKVREKQVQAEKMLEEMEVKHQQLNAEKMALQEQLQAEMDLCAEADEMRNRLVAKKQELEEILHDLEARVEEEEERASHLQAEKKKMQQNITDLEQQLDEEEAARQKLQLERVTMEAKLKKIEEDVMVLDDQNNKLNKEKKLLEERISEFTTNLAEEEEKSKSLQKLKNKHEAMITDLEDRLRREEKMRQELEKNRRKLEGDSTELHDQIAELQAQIAELRAQLAKKEEELQDALARIEEEAAQKNLAQKKIRELEAQLSELQEDLELERAARTKAEKHRRDLGEELEALKTELEDTLDTTAAQEALRTKRETEVAQLKKNLEEEAKNHEQIVVELRQKHGQAFDELNEQLEQAKRNKASVDKVKQTLESERNELQIELQGLMQGKTESEHRRKKAEAQVQELQIKHAESEKQKAELMEKVSKLQAELDNVSSVLSEVEGKSIKAVKDCSAVESQLQDVQELLQEETRQKLSASTRMRQLEEEHNNLREQLEEEEEAKRNMEKQLITTQAQLADMRKKMEQEVCSLESAEEVKKRLQRDLEAVTQRMDERNLAYDKLDKTKTRLQQELDDLVVDQDHLRQIVSNLEKKQKKFDQMLAEEKAISARYAEERDRAEAEAREKETRALALTRELETLSDLKTELERANKALRTEMEDLVSSKDDVGKSVHELEKSKRGMEQQLEEMRTQLEELEDELQATEDAKLRLEVNMQAMKAQYERDLAGRDEMGEEKKRQLVKQVREMEMELEDERKQRSVAVAARKKMELDLKELEAAIDQANKNRDEALKQLKKLQAQMKDVLRELDEMRLSREEILAQSKENEKKVKSMEADMIQMQEELAAAERAKRQAQQERDELQDEINNQNSKNALTVEEKRRLEARIAQLEEELEEEQNSIELVNDRLKRAMLQSDQMNVELTAERSTAQRLEGARSQMERQNKEMKLKLTELEGAVKSKYKSSITALEAKIAQLEEQLDIETRERQAATKLVRRSEKKLKEVILQVDDERRNADQYKDQMEKLNSRMKQLKRQLEEAEEEAQRANANRRKLQRELEDATESADAMNREVSSLKSKLRRGDIPAFTMRRIVSRAGVESDEEPEAKTETPEPKPE from the exons ATGTCGGCTGCAGATAAGTACCTGTACGTGGACCGCTCGGTGGTCAACAACCCGCTGGCGCAGGCCGACTGGGCCTCCAAGAAGCTGGTGTGGGTTCCGTCGGAGCGCCTGGGCTTCGAGGCCGGCTCGCTCAGGGAGGAGCATGGAgatgaggtggtggtggagctCGCCGACTCGGGCAAGAAGATCCGCATCAACAAGGACGACATCCAGAAGATGAACCCGCCCAAGTTCAACAAGGTGGAGGACATGGCCGAGCTGACCTGCCTGAATGAGGCGTCCGTGCTGCACAACCTGAAGGAGAGATACTACTCCGGCCTCATCTAC acgtaCTCAGGGCTGTTCTGCGTGGTGATCAACCCCTACAAGAACCTGCCCATTTACTCAGAGGAGATCGTAGATATGTACAAGGGCAAGAAGAGGCATGAGATGCCACCGCACATCTACGCCATCACAGACACGGCCTACAGGAGCATGAtgcagg ACCGTGAGGATCAGTCCATCCTGTGCAC ggGTGAGTCCGGCGCTGGGAAAACAGAGAACACCAAAAAGGTCATTCAGTATCTGGCCCATGTGGCTTCTTCTCACAAGACCAAGAAAGACCAG gGTGAGCTGGAGAAGCAGCTCCTGCAGGCTAACCCCATCCTTGAGGCCTTCGGAAATGCCAAAACGGTCAAGAACGACAACTCCTCGCGATTC GGAAAATTCATCCGGATCAACTTTGACGTTAACGGTTACATCGTCGGCGCCAACATCGAGACCT ACCTGCTGGAGAAATCCCGCGCCATCCGCCAGGCCAGAGAGGAGAGAACCTTCCACGTCTTCTACTACATGCTGACCGGAGCTGGAGACAAACTGCGCA atgaacTGTGTCTGGAGGGCTACAGCAAGTATCGCTTCCTCTCTAATGGAAACGTGACCATCCCTGGACAGCAGGACAAAGACATGTTCGTTGAAACCTTGGAGGCCATGCGCATCATGGGCATCCCTGAGGACGAGCAGATcg gtctGCTGCGTGTCGTCtcctctgtcctgcagctgGGGAACATCAGCTTTAAGAAGGAGCGTCACTCGGACCAAGCCTCCATGCCTGATGACACag cGGCTCAGAAGGTGTCCCACCTGATGGGCATGAACGTGACGGACTTCACCCGCGCCATCCTGAGCCCCCGCATCAAGGTGGGCCGGGACTACGTGCAGAAGGCGCAGACGCAGGAGCAGGCGGAGTTCGCCGTTGAGGCTCTGGCCAAAGCCACGTACGAGAGGATGTTCCGCTGGCTGGTCATGCGCATCAACAAAGCTCTGGACAAGACCAAGCGCCAGGGAGCGTCCTTCATCGGCATCCTGGACATCGCCGGTTTTGAGATCTTCGAG CTGAACTCCTTCGAGCAGCTGTGCATCAACTACACCAACGAGAAACTGCAGCAGCTCTTCAACCACACCATGTTCATCCTGGAGCAGGAGGAGTACCAGCGCGAGGGCATCGAGTGGAGCTTCATCGACTTCGGCCTCGACCTGCAGCCCTGCATCGACCTCATCGAGAAACCT GCGAGTCCTCCGGGGATCCTGGCCCTGCTGGATGAGGAGTGCTGGTTCCCCAAAGCCACAGACAAGAGCTTTGTGGAGAAGGTTCTGCAGGAGCAGGGCACACACCCCAAATTCTTCAAACCCAAGAAACTGAAGGACGAAGCTGATTTCTGCATCATCCACTACGCTGGAAAG GTGGACTACAAAGCTGACGAGTGGCTGATGAAGAACATGGACCCTCTGAACGATAACGTGGCCTCGCTGCTCAACCAGTCCACTGATAAGTTTGTGTCCGAGCTGTGGAAGGACG TGGACCGGATCGTGGGCCTGGATAAGGTGGCGGGAATGTCGGAGATGCCTGGAGCATTTAAGACCCGTAAGGGAATGTTCAGGACGGTGGGTCAGCTCTATAAGGAGCAGCTGTCCAAGCTGATGGCCACGCTGAGGAACACTAACCCCAACTTCGTCCGGTGCATCATCCCAAACCACGAGAAGAAG GCGGGTAAACTGGACCCTCACCTGGTTCTGGACCAGCTCAGGTGTAACGGTGTGTTGGAGGGGATCCGTATCTGCAGACAGGGCTTCCCTAACCGCATCGTCTTCCAGGAGTTCAGACAGAG GTACGAGATCCTCACCCCCAACGCCATCCCCAAGGGCTTCATGGACGGCAAACAGGCCTGTGTGCTGATG ATCAAAGCTCTGGAGCTGGACCCGAACCTGTACCGAATCGGACAGAGCAAGGTGTTCTTCCGTGCCGGAGTCCTGGCTCACCTGGAGGAGGAGCGTGATATGAAGATCACTGACGTCATCATCAGCTTCCAGGCCTGGTGCCGTGGCTACGTCGCCCGAAA GGCGTTTGCTAAGAGGCAGCAGCAGCTGACAGCCATGAGAGTGATCCAGAGGAACTGTGCTGCTTACCTGAAGCTCAGGAACTGGCAGTGGTGGAGACTCTTCACTAAG GTGAAGCCTCTGCTCCAGGTGAGCCGCCAGGAGGAGGAGATGCAGGCCAAAGACGAGGAGCTGAACAAAGTCCGCGAGAAACAGGTGCAGGCTGAGAAAATgctggaggagatggaggtCAAACACcagcag CTGAACGCGGAGAAGATGGCTCTACAGGAGCAGCTGCAGGCTGAGATGGACCTCTGCGCCGAAGCGGATGAGATGAGGAACCGGCTGGTGGCCAAGAAGCAGGAGCTGGAGGAGATCCTGCATGACCTGGAGGCTCGagttgaggaggaggaggagagagccAGTCACCTTCAggcagagaagaagaagatgcaGCAGAACATCACG GATCTGGAGCAGCAGCTGGACGAGGAGGAGGCGGCTCGGCAGAAGCTGCAGTTGGAGCGCGTCACCATGGAGGCCAAGCTGAAGAAGATCGAGGAGGACGTCATGGTGCTGGACGACCAGAACAACAAGCTAAACAAG GAGAAGAAGCTGTTGGAGGAGAGGATCAGCGAGTTCACCACCAACCTGgccgaggaggaggagaagtccAAGAGCCTGCAGAAGCTGAAGAACAAACACGAGGCCATGATCACAGACCTGGAGG atcgTCTACGCCGGGAGGAGAAAATGAGGCAGGAGCTGGAGAAGAACCGCAGGAAGTTGGAGGGCGACTCCACCGAGCTTCACGATCAGATCGCTGAACTCCAGGCCCAGATCGCCGAGCTCCGAGCTCAGCTCGCcaagaaggaggaggagcttcAGGACGCTCTGGCCAG GATCGAGGAAGAGGCGGCGCAGAAGAACCTGGCCCAGAAGAAGATCCGTGAGCTGGAGGCACAGCTGAGCGAGCTGCAGGAAGACCTGGAGCTGGAACGAGCTGCCCGCACCAAGGCCGAGAAACACCGCCGTGACCTGGGAGAGGAGCTGGAGGCCCTGAAGACAGAGCTGGAGGACACACTGGACACCACTGCTGCTCAGGAGGCACTCAG gacgAAGCGTGAGACAGAGGTGGCACAGCTGAAGAAGAATCTGGAGGAGGAAGCTAAGAACCACGAGCAGATTGTGGTAGAATTGAGACAGAAACATGGCCAGGCTTTCGATGAGCTCAATGAGCAGCTGGAGCAGGCCAagagg aacaagGCATCAGTGGACAAGGTGAAGCAGACCCTGGAGTCGGAGCGTAACGAGCTGCAGATCGAGCTGCAGGGGCTGATGCAGGGTAAGACCGAGTCGGAGCACCGCAGGAAGAAGGCTGAGGCTCAGGTGCAGGAGCTGCAGATCAAACATGCTGAGAGCGAGAAGCAGAAAGCAGAGCTGATGGAGAAAGTCTCCaagctgcag GCGGAGCTCGATAACGTCAGCAGCGTGTTGAGTGAAGTGGAGGGAAAATCTATCAAAGCAGTCAAAGACTGCTCAGCTGTGGAGTCCCAACTGCAGGATGTCCAG GAGCTGCTCCAGGAGGAGACTCGTCAGAAACTGTCTGCCAGCACACGGATGAGGCAGCTGGAGGAGGAACATAACAACCTGAGGGAAcagctggaggaagaggaggaggccAAGAGGAACATGGAGAAACAGTTGATCACAACTCAGGCCcag CTGgctgatatgaggaagaagatGGAGCAGGAGGTGTGTTCTCTGGAGAGTGCAGAGGAGGTGAAGAAGCGCCTGCAGCGCGACCTGGAGGCCGTCACTCAGCGCATGGATGAGAGGAACCTGGCCTACGACAAATTGGACAAGACCAAGACCCGTCTGCAGCAGGAGCTGGATGACCTGGTGGTGGACCAGGACCATCTGAGGCAGATCGTCTCCAACCtggagaagaagcagaagaagtttGACCAG atgttggcGGAGGAGAAGGCTATCTCTGCTCGCTATGCTGAGGAGCGTGACCGGGCTGAAGCCGAGGCTCGGGAGAAGGAGACGCGCGCCCTGGCTCTGACCCGTGAGCTCGAGACCCTGTCAGACCTGAAGACTGAACTGGAGCGAGCCAACAAGGCTCTCAGGACCGAGATGGAGGACCTCGTCTCCTCCAAGGACGACGTCGGCAAGAGC GTGCACGAGCTGGAGAAGTCGAAGCGTGGCATGGAGCAGCAGCTGGAGGAGATGCGCACACAgctggaggagctggaggacGAGCTGCAGGCCACCGAGGACGCCAAGCTGAGACTGGAGGTCAACATGCAGGCCATGAAGGCTCAGTACGAGAGAGACCTGGCTGGCCGAGACGAGATgggagaggagaagaagaggcaGCTCGTCAAACAG gtgagagagatggagatggagctgGAAGACGAGAGGAAGCAGCGCTCGGTTGCCGTGGCTGCGCGTAAGAAGATGGAGCTGGACCTGAAGGAGCTGGAGGCCGCCATCGACCAGGCCAACAAGAACCGAGACGAGGCCCTCAAACAGCTCAAGAAGCTTCAG gctcagATGAAGGATGTGCTGCGGGAGCTGGATGAGATGCGTCTCTCCAGAGAGGAGATTCTGGCGCAGAGCAAAGAGAACGAGAAGAAGGTCAAGAGCATGGAGGCAGACATGATCCAAATGCAGGAg gagctggCTGCAGCAGAGCGGGCAAAGAGACAGGCTCAGCAGGAGAGAGACGAGCTGCAGGATGAGATCAACAACCAGAACAGCAAGAa CGCTCTGACGGTGGAGGAGAAGAGACGTCTGGAGGCTCGCATCgctcagctggaggaggagctggaggaggaaCAGAACAGCATCGAGCTGGTCAACGATCGCCTCAAGAGAGCCATGCTGCAG tcggACCAGATGAACGTGGAACTGACGGCCGAGCGCAGCACTGCCCAGCGCCTGGAGGGGGCTCGCTCACAGATGGAGCGCCAGAACAAGGAGATGAAGCTGAAGCTGACGGAGCTGGAAGGAGCAGTGAAGAGCAAATACAAGTCCTCCATCACCGCCCTGGAGGCCAAAATCGCACAGCTCGAAGAACAGCTGGACATTGAGACCAG agaGAGGCAGGCAGCCACCAAACTGGTGCGTCGTTCAGAGAAGAAGCTGAAGGAAGTCATCCTGCAAGTGGATGATGAGAGACGTAACGCTGACCAGTACAAAGACCAG ATGGAGAAGCTGAACAGCCGTATGAAGCAGCTGAAGAGGCAGCTGGAGGAGGCCGAGGAGGAGGCACAGAGAGCCAACGCCAACCGCAGGAAGCTGCAGAGAGAGCTGGAGGACGCCACCGAGTCGGCTGACGCCATGAACCGCGAGGTCTCCTCACTGAAGAGCAAGCTGAG